A single region of the Brassica rapa cultivar Chiifu-401-42 chromosome A03, CAAS_Brap_v3.01, whole genome shotgun sequence genome encodes:
- the LOC117132411 gene encoding uncharacterized protein LOC117132411 — MAYYLTDGIYPKWATFIQSIPIPQGPKAVLFAQHQEAVRKDVERAFGVLQARFAIVKNPALFWDKVKIGKIMRACIILHNMIVEDERAGYSQFDLTDFQDGEDNGTSHVDLTYSTDIPSNIANMMGVRTRIRDRQMHEQLKGDLVEHMWRRFGGDEDNQ, encoded by the coding sequence ATGGCTTACTATCTCACCGATGGAATTTATCCGAAATGGGCaacttttatccaatctattCCAATACCACAAGGACCGAAAGCGGTTTTATTTGCTCAACATCAAGAAGCTGTccgaaaagatgtcgagcgtGCTTTTGGAGTCTTGCAAGCTCGCTTTGCCATCGTTAAAAATCCAGCACTTTTTTGGGATAAAGTCAAAATTGGTAAGATTATGAGGGCATGTATCATACTTCATAATATGATAGTGGAAGATGAACGAGCAGGATACAGTCAATTTGATCTTACCGATTTCCAAGACGGAGAAGACAATGGAACTTCACATGTCGATCTCACGTATTCTACAGATATCCCTTCAAATATTGCCAATATGATGGGCGTTCGAACTAGAATTCGTGATCGACAAATGCATGAACAACTGAAAGGtgatttggttgaacatatGTGGCGTAGATTTGGAGGTGATGAAGACAACCAATGA
- the LOC103857693 gene encoding glutathione S-transferase T3-like, with product MDFNPFTEPSNFVDLLSSQQNVVFGNVPESQLPFFASQDTHDSNIDEETQGSRKERRAWSPTDDIVLISSWLNTSKDAVVGNEQKSMAFWKRIAAYYNASPKLVGCEKREAAHCKNRWQKINDLVCKFCGAFEAAKRQRIRHIIFDDVFE from the coding sequence ATGGATTTTAATCCTTTTACTGAGCCTTCAAACTTTGTTGACCTGCTTAGCAGTCAACAGAATGTGGTCTTTGGTAATGTACCCGAGTCACAGCTTCCCTTCTTTGCTAGTCAAGACACGCATGATTCGAACATTGATGAAGAGACTCAAGGCAGCCGTAAGGAGAGGAGGGCGTGGTCTCCAACTGACGACATTGTGCTCATAAGCTCGTGGTTAAACACGAGCAAAGATGCAGTAGTGGGGAATGAACAGAAGTCTATGGCATTCTGGAAGCGGATTGCGGCGTACTACAACGCTAGTCCCAAGCTTGTTGGGTGTGAAAAGCGAGAGGCAGCTCACTGTAAGAATCGTTGGCAGAAGATAAATGACCTCGTTTGCAAGTTTTGTGGAGCTTTTGAAGCTGCGAAACGCCAACGTATCCGTCACATTATTTTCGACGAcgttttcgaatga
- the LOC103857466 gene encoding protein BONZAI 2-like isoform X1, with the protein MVGVGGTTSATGYASPNDVGDYYLKSRGFNGLFSQIEVPFLLPSSSFLKLRFEFSNFHCSASLACSQLSFSDSSLRDRKLMSKSEAMVVVYTKKERDGILSELFRSEVVLNSLNPKWIKKLTLSYQFELFQTLLFRVCDIDTQFQNSRDEMLKLDEQQFLSEATCTLSEMDVQS; encoded by the exons ATGGTCGGTGTTGGTGGAACTACTTCCGCCACCGGCTACGCTTCTCCAAACGATGTAGGTGACTACTACCTCAAGTCTCGCGGCTTCAACGGCCTCTTCTCTCAGATCGAGGTCCCTTTTTTattaccttcttcttcttttttgaaactAAGATTTGAATTCTCAAACTTCCATTGTTCTGCTTCTTTGGCTTGCTCGCAGTTATCGTTCTCTGATTCCAGTTTACGAGACCGCAAATTGATGTCAAAG AGCGAAGCAATGGTTGTTGTGTATActaaaaaagaaagagatggaATACTTTCTGAACTCTTCCGTAGTGAGGTTGTTTTGAATTCTCTGAATCCTAAATGGATTAAGAAGCTCACACTCTCTTATCAGTTCGAGCTTTTCCAGACATTGCT GTTTCGTGTGTGTGATATTGACActcagtttcaaaactcaaggGATGAA ATGCTTAAGCTCGATGAGCAGCAGTTTCTCAGCGAGGCAACCTGTACATTGTCTGAG ATGGATGTTCAATCTTAA
- the LOC103857466 gene encoding protein BONZAI 2-like isoform X2 produces the protein MVGVGGTTSATGYASPNDVGDYYLKSRGFNGLFSQIELSFSDSSLRDRKLMSKSEAMVVVYTKKERDGILSELFRSEVVLNSLNPKWIKKLTLSYQFELFQTLLFRVCDIDTQFQNSRDEMLKLDEQQFLSEATCTLSEMDVQS, from the exons ATGGTCGGTGTTGGTGGAACTACTTCCGCCACCGGCTACGCTTCTCCAAACGATGTAGGTGACTACTACCTCAAGTCTCGCGGCTTCAACGGCCTCTTCTCTCAGATCGAG TTATCGTTCTCTGATTCCAGTTTACGAGACCGCAAATTGATGTCAAAG AGCGAAGCAATGGTTGTTGTGTATActaaaaaagaaagagatggaATACTTTCTGAACTCTTCCGTAGTGAGGTTGTTTTGAATTCTCTGAATCCTAAATGGATTAAGAAGCTCACACTCTCTTATCAGTTCGAGCTTTTCCAGACATTGCT GTTTCGTGTGTGTGATATTGACActcagtttcaaaactcaaggGATGAA ATGCTTAAGCTCGATGAGCAGCAGTTTCTCAGCGAGGCAACCTGTACATTGTCTGAG ATGGATGTTCAATCTTAA
- the LOC103857467 gene encoding centromere/kinetochore protein zw10 homolog: MPEIDALFESINVRDLLAGHDLNDPTTPLSAPDLRLLINRLQSHSLRIKSKVQSYLVAHHSEFSDLFSTCQDAVSRTRLISDDVSDVVELVSDRPVDVEIRKVVDEITEKTKEVRLKRESLELVSAIVGICEAVEETKVALRGGRFRFAAERVRELKGVLRVGEEEEGGEPVAYALLRKEWSDCFDEIQEVLARFMESAVRFELESCKLRISYQLSVGETTGIALTTVLEAMEVIGMLDYGLAKAADSIFKHVITPAVTHASTFNAVEDSCKTSGDITEATLQLDQSSDHKTEDVDGEAIYSGILKVVKFICSSLCFGNVTWIHSFGRLTWPRISELIISKFLSKVVPEDASKLADFQKVIERTSQFETALKELNFVSPSDAEGRLSKYAENVEVHFASRKKIEILAKARSLMLQCNFTIPKGLAMRNASFKSGGAESLDEDSSKHIVRLLFSSEVCMVSEAASQLMHLVHKTLEDVCVSSARVATECYHAARDSILLYEAVVPVKLEKQLNGINQAAALLHNDCLYLFEEILGLAFEYRASFPSSIKEHAVFADVAPRFKLMAEEVLQRQIQLVVSSLQEAIDSADGFQDTHQMKQFESAKFSIEQVVFSLEKVHMIWEPVLRPKTYKQSMCLVLESVFRRITRDILLLDDMAADETFQLQRLIHLMFENLSSLLGSLKSADETSRPLDDLIPSLRKSRKLAELLDMPLKSITSAWESGELLSCNFTRTEVQDFIKAIFADSPLRKECLWRIEDVVN; this comes from the exons ATGCCGGAGATCGACGCGTTATTTGAATCGATCAATGTCCGCGACCTTCTCGCCGGACACGACCTCAACGATCCGACGACTCCACTGTCGGCGCCGGATCTCCGTCTCCTCATAAACCGCTTACAGTCTCATTCCCTCCGGATCAAGTCCAAAGTCCAGTCCTACCTCGTCGCACACCACTCCGAATTCTCCGACCTTTTCTCGACCTGCCAAGACGCCGTCTCCAGGACTCGCCTGATCTCCGACGATGTCTCCGATGTCGTGGAGCTGGTTTCCGACAGGCCCGTTGATGTGGAGATTCGTAAAGTGGTCGATGAGATAACGGAGAAGACCAAGGAGGTGAGGTTGAAGAGAGAGTCGCTTGAGCTTGTGAGTGCGATCGTGGGGATCTGCGAGGCGGTGGAGGAAACGAAGGTGGCGTTGAGAGGAGGGAGGTTTAGATTCGCTGCTGAGAGGGTCAGAGAGCTGAAAGGAGTGTTGAGGGTTGgtgaagaagaggaaggaggtGAGCCTGTGGCTTACGCTTTGCTTAGGAAAGAATGGTCTGATTGCTTTGACGAG ATTCAAGAGGTGCTTGCAAGATTTATGGAAAGTGCAGTGCGTTTTGAGCTGGAGTCGTGTAAGCTCAGGATTAGTTATCAGCTAAGCGTTGGTGAGACTACTGGAATCGCTCTTACTACTGTTCTCGAGGCTATGGAG GTGATTGGAATGTTAGACTATGGGCTTGCGAAAGCAGCGGACTCAATCTTCAAGCATGTCATTACCCCAGCTGTAACTCATGCATCTACCTTTAACGCCGTAGAAGATTCATGTAAAACCTCAGGGGATATAACCGAAGCGACATTACAGCTAGATCAATCCTCAGATCATAAG ACTGAAGATGTGGATGGAGAGGCAATATATTCAGGAATTCTTAAGGTTGTTAAATTCATTTGCAGTTCCTTGTGCTTTGGAAACGTTACATGGATCCATTCTTTCGGGAGATTGACATGGCCAAGAATATCAGAGCTAATTATATCTAAATTTCTTTCAAAG GTTGTCCCAGAAGACGCTTCGAAACTTGCCGACTTTCAGAAAGTTATTGAGAGGACTTCTCAATTTGAAACAGCTCTGAAGGAATTGAATTTCGTTTCACCATCTGATGCGGAGGGGAGGCTCAGCAAATATGCTGAAAATGTTGAGGTTCATTTTGCATCCAGAAAGAAGATAGAAATTTTAGCAAAAGCAAGAAGTTTGATGTTGCAGTGTAACTTTACGATTCCCAAG GGACTTGCTATGAGGAACGCCAGTTTTAAGTCTGGTGGTGCAGAATCTTTAGATGAAGATTCGTCGAAGCACATAGTTCGCTTACTTTTTTCATCTGAAGTGTGTATGGTGTCGGAAGCTGCTTCTCAACTTATGCATTTGGTGCATAAGACTCTCGAG GATGTTTGTGTGTCTTCTGCAAGAGTTGCAACAGAGTGTTACCATGCTGCTCGAGATTCTATACTTCTGTATGAAGCTGTTGTTCCTGTCAAG CTAGAGAAACAACTCAATGGCATCAATCAGGCCGCTGCTCTTCTGCACAACGATTGTCTTTATTTGTTCGAAGAGATACTTGGACTTGCTTTTGAG TATCGTGCTAGCTTCCCTAGCTCCATCAAGGAACATGCAGTATTTGCTGACGTAGCCCCAAGATTTAAACTGATGGCAGAAGAAGTCTTGCAAAGACAAATTCAGCTAGTAGTTTCGAGTTTGCAAGAG GCTATAGACAGTGCAGATGGATTTCAGGATACTCATCAAATGAAGCAATTTGAATCTGCAAAATTTAGCATTGAGCAG GTTGTGTTCAGTCTAGAGAAAGTGCATATGATATGGGAGCCAGTCTTACGGCCCAAAACTTACAAACAGAGCATGTGCCTGGTTTTAGAGTCGGTCTTTCGCAGAATAACTAGAGACATTCTTCTTCTGGATGACATGGCTGCCGATGAAACTTTTCAG CTACAAAGACTGATTCACCTCATGTTTGAGAATCTGTCTTCTTTGCTCGGTTCGTTGAAGTCTGCAGACGAAACTTCTCGTCCTCTTGATGATCTCATACCGTCTTTGCGTAAAAGCCGGAAACTAGCTG AACTATTGGATATGCCTCTGAAGTCTATAACTTCAGCTTGGGAAAGTGGCGAGTTGCTTAGTTGCAATTTTACAAGAACAGAG GTACAAGATTTCATCAAAGCTATATTTGCAGATTCTCCACTGAGAAAAGAATGTTTGTGGAGGATAGAAGACGTAGTCAACTAG
- the LOC103857468 gene encoding protein RALF-like 17, which produces MAASREFIICFILTLLLCTFFMRVESSAADIRGGCGGGDGSFQEDNERCVEKVKDDDDDDVDDVFKVINKMRIYA; this is translated from the coding sequence ATGGCTGCATCCAGAGAGTTTATCATATGTTTCATCTTAACACTTCTGTTGTGTACTTTCTTCATGAGAGTCGAGTCTAGTGCTGCAGACATCAGAGGAGGATGTGGCGGCGGTGACGGCAGTTTTCAGGAAGATAATGAGCGGTGTGTAGAGAAGGTCAAAGATGACGACGACGATGACGTGGATGATGTTTTCAAAGTGATTAACAAGATGAGGATATATGCTTGA